A genome region from Armatimonadota bacterium includes the following:
- a CDS encoding rhomboid family intramembrane serine protease — MRGRPVVSWILIALTGALALVLQAMQLTGRANAVTAIVNALGISAVAPHAWSPLTYMLVHVGLAHFLVNAFYLWVFGSGVEDAVGWKRMLAIFMIGGAAGGILQWAFGALTLAPEQRGMPIVGASAGCAALMGAFSLRYYRARLSLIGIPWKPHVVSVISLLLFLEMAGGLYSVLHGEQATGVAHWAHVGGFLIGLIVARMLHLQQQAGNSYLQEDAEKALAAGSPAAAIRRLDRVLAQAPNDIQATSALVPAWLALGDERAAAEALAKAQKMLLDRGSRAEAARLWAASTPACELLLRRNPGAILTPREWQILAAGLEEREEFSAAAQILEQGAMSWSDAADAEPALIKAITLYTYQLHRRPEARILMAHFTRRFPHSPWRAHAEALERELQNGSANEPGR, encoded by the coding sequence GTGCGCGGCCGCCCCGTTGTTTCGTGGATTCTGATAGCTCTTACAGGCGCGCTGGCTCTGGTGCTTCAAGCCATGCAGCTCACAGGGCGCGCCAACGCGGTTACCGCCATCGTGAATGCGCTGGGCATCTCCGCTGTTGCACCGCACGCCTGGTCGCCGCTGACGTACATGCTGGTCCACGTAGGTCTGGCGCACTTCCTGGTAAATGCGTTCTATTTATGGGTCTTTGGCTCCGGCGTGGAAGATGCTGTTGGCTGGAAGCGGATGCTGGCTATCTTCATGATCGGCGGGGCGGCTGGAGGCATACTCCAGTGGGCTTTTGGTGCGTTGACCCTGGCGCCTGAGCAGCGAGGGATGCCTATCGTCGGCGCATCGGCCGGCTGCGCCGCGCTCATGGGAGCATTTTCTCTACGATACTACCGGGCGCGGTTATCACTGATCGGTATCCCCTGGAAGCCCCATGTCGTCTCGGTTATCAGCCTGCTCCTCTTCCTGGAGATGGCCGGCGGTTTGTACAGCGTGCTTCATGGCGAGCAGGCTACCGGCGTGGCGCACTGGGCGCATGTAGGCGGCTTCCTGATTGGCCTCATCGTGGCTAGAATGCTGCACCTGCAGCAACAAGCCGGCAACTCGTACTTACAGGAGGATGCGGAGAAGGCGCTCGCGGCGGGTTCGCCGGCGGCGGCAATCCGGCGACTTGACCGTGTGCTCGCACAAGCTCCCAACGACATCCAGGCAACCTCCGCGCTGGTACCGGCGTGGCTGGCGCTCGGCGATGAGCGCGCCGCAGCGGAAGCGCTGGCGAAAGCGCAGAAGATGCTGCTCGATCGTGGCAGTCGCGCCGAAGCGGCGCGACTGTGGGCCGCTTCCACGCCGGCATGCGAGTTGCTGTTGCGACGTAATCCGGGTGCAATACTAACCCCAAGAGAGTGGCAGATTCTGGCGGCTGGACTGGAAGAGCGCGAAGAGTTCAGCGCCGCGGCTCAAATCCTCGAGCAAGGCGCAATGTCGTGGAGCGATGCCGCCGACGCTGAGCCGGCGTTGATCAAGGCAATTACGCTCTACACCTATCAGTTGCACCGGAGACCGGAAGCGCGCATTCTTATGGCGCACTTCACACGGCGATTTCCGCACTCGCCCTGGCGCGCGCACGCAGAGGCATTGGAGCGAGAG
- the cysK gene encoding cysteine synthase A — MRIAHDVTELVGDTPLVQLNRMAAGLRARVVCKLEYFNPLSSVKDRIGVAMIDAAEQTGVLKPGVTVIEPTSGNTGIALAFVCAARGYRCILVMPDTMSRERRALLRALGAELILTPGEEGMFGAISKAEEVAATQPGSYFLPQQFENPANPEIHRRTTAEEIWRDTDGQCDVLVAGVGTGGTITGVAEVIKSRKPEFYAIAVEPADSAVLSGGAPAPPSIQGLGAGFVPAVLNTSCYDEVIAVTPEDAMECSRRLAREEGIFAGISSGAATWAALTAAARSEMDGRLIVTILPSTGERYLSTPLFAEYGDT, encoded by the coding sequence ATGCGAATAGCCCACGATGTTACCGAGTTGGTCGGCGACACGCCGCTGGTTCAACTCAACCGGATGGCAGCAGGCCTGCGGGCAAGGGTGGTCTGCAAGCTCGAGTATTTCAATCCTCTGTCGAGTGTCAAAGACCGAATTGGCGTCGCGATGATCGATGCTGCCGAGCAAACGGGCGTGCTCAAGCCGGGCGTTACCGTTATCGAACCGACCAGCGGCAACACCGGCATCGCGCTGGCCTTTGTCTGCGCCGCCCGTGGCTACCGGTGCATCCTCGTGATGCCCGACACAATGTCTCGCGAGCGTCGTGCACTCCTCCGCGCACTCGGCGCGGAGCTCATTTTGACTCCGGGGGAAGAGGGTATGTTTGGCGCGATCAGCAAAGCCGAGGAAGTTGCCGCGACCCAGCCGGGCAGTTACTTCCTCCCTCAGCAATTTGAGAATCCGGCCAACCCGGAGATCCACCGGCGTACGACCGCGGAAGAGATTTGGCGCGACACAGATGGCCAGTGTGACGTACTGGTGGCCGGTGTGGGCACCGGCGGCACAATCACCGGCGTTGCGGAGGTCATAAAGTCCCGTAAACCGGAGTTCTACGCGATTGCCGTGGAGCCGGCCGATTCCGCCGTGCTCAGCGGCGGAGCACCTGCGCCTCCATCAATCCAGGGCCTGGGCGCCGGTTTTGTACCCGCGGTTCTCAACACAAGCTGTTACGATGAAGTGATCGCCGTTACGCCCGAAGACGCCATGGAGTGCTCGCGGCGTCTGGCGCGCGAAGAGGGGATTTTCGCCGGCATCTCCTCAGGCGCAGCCACATGGGCGGCGCTCACCGCGGCAGCGCGGTCGGAAATGGACGGGCGTCTCATTGTGACGATACTGCCTTCTACGGGTGAACGCTACCTCTCAACACCGCTATTCGCCGAATACGGCGATACGTAG
- a CDS encoding Rrf2 family transcriptional regulator, which produces MGLFNARIRYALAAAVDLAMQPGDRPVQSRDISRRQQIPAPYLGQILSALKAAGIVRSVRGAGGGYVLAAPSDRLTVLDVVSAVTEGENLFHCDGESSSAVPGQCVNAVLKGLEEDVQQRVIEGLRSTTIAALAAKKQRGDARLTMRHGI; this is translated from the coding sequence ATGGGTCTGTTCAACGCACGAATCCGTTACGCCCTCGCAGCTGCGGTGGACCTTGCCATGCAGCCGGGCGACCGGCCTGTCCAGAGCCGTGATATATCGCGCCGGCAGCAGATACCTGCGCCCTACCTCGGTCAAATCCTCTCAGCGCTCAAGGCGGCCGGCATCGTACGGAGTGTCCGGGGTGCGGGCGGAGGTTATGTGCTTGCCGCCCCCAGCGACCGCCTTACCGTACTGGACGTGGTATCTGCCGTTACTGAAGGCGAGAACCTGTTTCATTGTGATGGTGAGTCCAGTTCAGCAGTGCCGGGCCAGTGCGTCAACGCGGTGTTGAAGGGACTCGAAGAGGATGTTCAGCAGCGGGTCATCGAGGGTCTTCGCAGCACAACAATTGCCGCACTGGCGGCAAAAAAACAGCGAGGCGATGCACGCCTCACGATGCGCCATGGAATATGA
- the mazG gene encoding nucleoside triphosphate pyrophosphohydrolase, translating to MGAITLVGLGPGSGDWLTRGAEKALRLAGDPGATGRKLLLRTARHPVVSLIRDWGLVFETFDELYARHSTFAEVYRAISASLVQAAADCHVTYAVPGSPLLGEVAVAEVRALSAERGIPVEIVPASSFWEAALMAAGCDLPDGCDIRDAHSLQANCVADDFGLAPGADPDTTRPMLIFQVYDTALASEVKLALMRWYSDSHRVAVLQGAGASDHPVVEWGPLYQLDRRPFDHLTAVLVPAVIAQDRKPGFRDLAGVMARLRSPKGCPWDLEQDHASLREYLIEETYEVLDAIDSDDAEAMKEELGDLALQVVFHAQLASESGRFTLDDVMAEIVAKLVRRHPHVFGALTVSGSDEVLTNWTRIKREEKRASDLPAASVMTGIASSLPALQHAQKVSERAARAGFEWSDIAGVWEKVEEELAELKEAVNLGSQEETAAELGDLLFAVIQIARWRHISAEMALRDMVHRFTGRFRWMEAEAARRGDALEALSPTSWDELWRAAKQAESTSADRAGQVAG from the coding sequence ATGGGGGCGATAACGCTGGTTGGCCTTGGCCCGGGCTCCGGCGATTGGCTGACCCGCGGCGCCGAGAAGGCACTGCGACTGGCAGGAGACCCGGGCGCCACCGGGCGAAAGCTGCTGCTGCGAACGGCTCGCCATCCGGTTGTAAGCCTCATTCGCGATTGGGGCCTCGTTTTCGAGACCTTTGACGAGTTGTATGCGCGGCACTCCACCTTTGCGGAGGTGTACAGGGCCATATCGGCGTCTTTGGTGCAGGCAGCCGCCGACTGCCACGTAACGTATGCCGTACCCGGTAGTCCTTTGCTTGGCGAGGTGGCTGTGGCGGAGGTGCGCGCGCTGAGCGCCGAGCGTGGCATCCCGGTAGAGATCGTGCCGGCCAGCAGCTTTTGGGAAGCTGCACTGATGGCGGCCGGCTGCGACCTTCCAGATGGTTGCGATATTCGCGATGCGCATTCTCTGCAGGCGAACTGCGTCGCCGATGACTTCGGACTGGCGCCTGGCGCCGACCCCGACACCACTCGCCCAATGCTGATCTTTCAGGTGTACGACACCGCGCTTGCGTCGGAGGTCAAGCTCGCGCTGATGCGGTGGTATAGCGACAGCCACCGCGTCGCCGTCCTGCAGGGTGCAGGCGCTAGCGACCACCCGGTGGTTGAGTGGGGTCCGTTGTACCAACTGGATCGGCGCCCGTTCGACCACCTTACGGCAGTTCTGGTGCCGGCGGTGATCGCACAGGACCGTAAACCGGGCTTCCGTGACCTTGCCGGCGTCATGGCGCGGCTCCGGTCGCCTAAAGGGTGCCCATGGGACCTGGAGCAGGACCACGCTTCTCTACGCGAGTACCTCATCGAGGAGACGTATGAAGTCCTGGACGCCATAGATTCCGACGATGCCGAAGCGATGAAGGAAGAACTCGGCGACCTTGCCCTGCAGGTGGTATTCCATGCTCAGCTTGCCAGCGAGTCCGGCCGGTTCACGTTGGATGATGTAATGGCTGAGATAGTTGCCAAACTGGTGCGCCGGCATCCTCACGTCTTTGGCGCCTTGACCGTTTCCGGTAGCGACGAGGTCCTCACGAATTGGACACGCATCAAACGTGAGGAGAAGCGGGCGTCCGATCTACCTGCGGCGTCGGTAATGACCGGCATTGCATCCAGCCTGCCCGCGCTGCAGCATGCCCAGAAAGTGAGCGAGCGGGCGGCGCGCGCCGGCTTCGAATGGAGTGACATAGCGGGCGTTTGGGAGAAGGTGGAGGAGGAGCTTGCCGAACTTAAGGAGGCGGTAAACCTGGGCTCGCAGGAGGAGACCGCGGCTGAACTGGGCGATCTCCTCTTCGCCGTGATCCAGATTGCCCGCTGGCGGCACATTAGCGCGGAAATGGCGCTGCGCGATATGGTACATCGCTTCACGGGCCGCTTTAGGTGGATGGAGGCCGAGGCCGCGCGGCGCGGCGACGCTCTAGAAGCGCTCTCACCGACGAGCTGGGACGAGCTCTGGCGCGCGGCGAAGCAGGCTGAGTCCACATCTGCGGACAGAGCCGGTCAGGTGGCAGGGTAG
- a CDS encoding peptidyl-prolyl cis-trans isomerase, whose product MFRLSSRIPAALLCASALAALTGCQGEKIIARVNNRAITYDEYVPQLMRVGTIPAGANLDAGGVALINVVKSELVDQLAAQRHAVPSAEDIAKYATYFTSRNPTLQDQLKTGQLSQSGLDRQIKTEWEQLGIGTDGAHVDASEIAQYYKGHSAQLAIPEMWTIRTMPVGSLAIGTQVLPQLRQSGDFKAAAAAAGLPAAAASLVGQTSVIDSTTAPPNLQAALAHLTPGQFAAAPIEISVPAQNGGAPQTVYVLAQMVSTTPSRIPSLDEVSMALDQQLLQQKFPNWVQHATDEIGTFARSSTIRIYIDRYQPLVSTYIVPPETSAVSVAPQAPPKQIAVPHK is encoded by the coding sequence ATGTTTCGCCTATCTAGCCGCATTCCGGCGGCGTTGCTGTGCGCCAGTGCCCTTGCCGCGCTAACCGGCTGTCAGGGCGAGAAGATTATTGCAAGAGTGAACAATCGTGCGATCACATATGACGAGTACGTGCCACAGCTCATGCGCGTTGGCACCATCCCCGCCGGCGCCAATCTCGATGCCGGTGGCGTTGCTCTGATTAACGTTGTTAAAAGCGAGCTGGTCGACCAGTTAGCGGCCCAGCGCCATGCCGTACCCTCTGCAGAGGACATCGCGAAATACGCCACGTATTTCACGAGTCGCAATCCGACCCTTCAGGACCAATTGAAGACCGGTCAGTTATCCCAGTCCGGCCTCGACCGGCAGATCAAGACCGAGTGGGAGCAACTTGGCATTGGAACGGACGGCGCGCACGTAGATGCCAGCGAGATTGCCCAGTACTACAAAGGCCACTCGGCGCAATTGGCCATACCGGAAATGTGGACGATCCGCACGATGCCGGTCGGCAGCCTTGCGATCGGAACCCAGGTACTTCCCCAACTGAGACAGAGCGGAGATTTCAAGGCGGCGGCTGCTGCGGCGGGGTTGCCTGCCGCCGCTGCCAGCCTGGTGGGTCAGACCTCCGTAATCGATAGCACCACCGCACCGCCAAACCTGCAGGCAGCGCTGGCGCATTTGACTCCAGGGCAGTTTGCCGCTGCCCCAATCGAGATCTCGGTGCCGGCCCAGAATGGAGGCGCGCCGCAGACGGTGTACGTGCTGGCGCAGATGGTGTCTACAACGCCATCGCGTATCCCATCGTTGGATGAAGTCAGTATGGCTTTAGACCAGCAGTTGCTGCAGCAGAAGTTTCCCAACTGGGTGCAGCACGCAACGGACGAAATCGGCACTTTCGCGCGCAGCTCCACGATCCGTATCTATATCGACCGGTACCAGCCGCTGGTTAGCACCTATATCGTCCCACCGGAAACCAGTGCGGTATCCGTTGCTCCGCAGGCTCCGCCGAAGCAGATTGCGGTGCCGCACAAGTAG
- a CDS encoding PBP1A family penicillin-binding protein → MAVGVVAFLGIFWKFSSNLPSVANLNIDSKPPVATTIWSSDGVLLGSLEVQNRVPVKLAEVPRSVQLATIGIEDHRFYEHKGIDIIGIMRAMWANLRGENLTSQGGSTLTQQLVRHIKQFGVSRQKLYSRKIREALYAIRLEQVYSKAEILQMYLNAVYYGGGAWGIQAAAETYFGKPVYRLDLAEAALLAGLPQRPAAFTPFEHPNAAIQRRNEVLDHMHQYGYITDEEWSQARAEVPHFAPHRAHRNWLSFKAPYFVTYVLNYLTRKYGSDFVYSGLKIQTTLNYRMQVLAQKAFDDGLRRASGYGANQGALVAIDNRTGFIRAMIGGRAFRTSQFNNVTQGMRQPGSAFKLFDYAAAFDTGAATLRTTFVDRPVPYPGDPKHRVVKNYENRYSYHSISCLSAIKFSMNTIAVQVAMRTGIGTTIAYAKNMGITTPLAPVLPTALGASSVRPLDLCSAYSVVADSGSRMLPMALKSVTDASGDVIEEHAPHEITGILQPGTVDQLNTAFEAVVRGGTGTAARGNSSNGIIDQARGKTGTTSDNRDSWFAGYTPELTCVIWLASVHHNSKGSVEYLPMPRATGGDICAPIWHDFMIQALPIEQKWLNTFAAPGAATPVATPKSATNSNAKGADVDTGAANSATSPSGKSSTPGIIVPSDTQTTPFGSVPSPPSPDSGAADATPADTGLAPAPARQPASTSSQSELVPVSICVESGKRATEWCPVVKTVMMSRRRAARLGVCTLHKAPPGE, encoded by the coding sequence GTGGCCGTCGGTGTGGTTGCGTTTTTGGGCATATTCTGGAAGTTCTCATCGAACCTACCCAGTGTTGCCAACCTCAACATAGATTCCAAGCCGCCGGTGGCGACCACGATATGGTCCAGCGATGGCGTACTGCTCGGTAGCCTCGAAGTTCAAAACCGCGTGCCCGTCAAGCTCGCCGAAGTGCCACGAAGTGTTCAGCTGGCTACAATAGGAATAGAGGATCACCGCTTCTACGAGCACAAGGGCATCGATATTATTGGAATCATGCGCGCAATGTGGGCGAACCTGCGCGGTGAGAACCTGACATCACAGGGCGGCAGCACGCTCACACAGCAACTGGTGCGCCACATCAAGCAGTTTGGTGTTTCACGCCAGAAGCTTTACAGCAGAAAGATCCGCGAGGCGCTTTACGCGATCCGGCTGGAGCAGGTCTACAGCAAGGCCGAGATTCTCCAGATGTACCTCAATGCTGTGTACTACGGCGGCGGCGCATGGGGCATTCAGGCGGCGGCGGAGACGTACTTCGGTAAGCCGGTCTACCGATTGGACCTCGCAGAGGCTGCCCTGCTTGCCGGGCTGCCACAGCGACCGGCTGCGTTTACTCCCTTTGAACATCCAAATGCCGCAATCCAGCGCCGCAACGAGGTGCTGGACCATATGCATCAGTACGGGTATATCACCGACGAGGAGTGGAGCCAGGCGCGTGCCGAGGTACCTCACTTTGCCCCTCATCGCGCCCATCGTAACTGGTTGAGCTTCAAGGCGCCGTACTTCGTCACTTACGTACTCAACTACCTTACACGTAAGTACGGCTCCGATTTTGTGTACTCCGGGCTCAAGATCCAGACGACACTGAACTACAGAATGCAGGTCCTGGCGCAGAAGGCATTTGATGACGGCCTGCGCAGAGCATCGGGATATGGCGCGAACCAGGGCGCACTGGTGGCAATTGACAATCGCACCGGATTTATCCGGGCGATGATCGGCGGTCGGGCTTTCCGCACCAGCCAATTCAACAACGTGACGCAGGGTATGCGCCAACCAGGTTCCGCGTTCAAGCTGTTCGATTACGCCGCGGCATTCGATACCGGAGCCGCCACGCTCCGAACTACCTTCGTTGATCGACCCGTGCCATACCCCGGCGATCCCAAGCATCGGGTGGTCAAGAACTACGAGAACCGGTACTCATATCATAGTATCAGCTGCCTTAGCGCAATCAAATTCTCCATGAATACGATTGCCGTGCAGGTGGCGATGCGTACCGGGATTGGGACCACGATCGCATACGCGAAGAACATGGGCATCACCACGCCGCTTGCCCCGGTTCTTCCCACGGCGCTTGGCGCATCCTCGGTCCGGCCTCTCGATCTCTGCTCCGCCTATTCGGTTGTGGCCGATTCCGGCTCGCGCATGCTGCCGATGGCGCTGAAGAGCGTAACCGATGCAAGCGGCGACGTCATCGAGGAGCATGCGCCCCATGAAATCACCGGAATCCTTCAGCCTGGCACTGTGGACCAGTTGAACACCGCGTTCGAGGCGGTGGTGCGCGGCGGTACCGGCACGGCGGCGCGGGGGAACAGCTCCAACGGAATCATCGACCAGGCACGAGGTAAAACCGGCACAACCAGCGACAACCGGGACTCATGGTTTGCCGGATATACCCCGGAACTCACCTGTGTGATCTGGCTCGCCAGTGTGCATCACAACAGCAAGGGGTCGGTGGAGTATTTGCCAATGCCGCGGGCAACGGGTGGCGACATCTGTGCGCCGATCTGGCATGACTTTATGATCCAGGCGTTGCCGATCGAGCAGAAATGGTTGAATACGTTTGCTGCACCGGGCGCGGCAACTCCCGTGGCTACGCCAAAGTCCGCAACGAATTCGAACGCTAAGGGAGCGGATGTTGATACAGGCGCCGCGAACTCCGCGACGTCGCCATCCGGCAAATCGTCGACACCCGGGATAATCGTGCCGTCAGACACCCAAACCACGCCGTTTGGAAGCGTACCATCGCCACCATCGCCGGATTCTGGCGCCGCTGACGCTACGCCGGCGGATACCGGCCTCGCACCGGCACCGGCTCGCCAGCCGGCCAGTACCTCCAGCCAATCCGAACTCGTGCCTGTCAGCATCTGCGTGGAGTCCGGCAAGCGCGCAACAGAGTGGTGCCCAGTAGTGAAAACGGTGATGATGTCTCGTCGCCGGGCAGCTCGGCTGGGAGTCTGTACGCTCCACAAGGCGCCTCCTGGCGAGTAG
- the ftsE gene encoding cell division ATP-binding protein FtsE: MIQLCHISVGYPSGAMALDDVSLSIAPNEFVFLVGHTGAGKSTLLKLLYAAQHPTSGQVRVAGLDVSSLRDRDVPWLRRRLGVVVQDFGLLPDKTVYENVAFALRVTGAGWREVRKRVPQVLEMVGVMHRPDAFPHQLSGGEQQRVAIARALVHEPAVLLADEPTGNLDPATSAGIIQLLEYINKRNTTVVVATHDAAIVDMMQRRVVALAGGKIVRDDAMGSYHEQAPDVGEAAICG, encoded by the coding sequence ATGATTCAGCTTTGCCACATATCCGTCGGTTATCCGAGCGGTGCGATGGCGCTGGACGATGTATCACTCTCCATTGCACCCAACGAGTTTGTCTTCCTGGTAGGGCATACGGGAGCGGGTAAGTCGACACTGCTCAAGCTGCTTTATGCTGCGCAACACCCCACCTCCGGGCAGGTCCGTGTCGCCGGCCTGGACGTGTCAAGCCTGCGCGATCGCGACGTTCCCTGGCTGCGGCGCCGGCTTGGCGTGGTTGTTCAGGATTTCGGACTGCTCCCCGATAAAACCGTCTACGAGAATGTGGCATTTGCGCTGCGCGTAACCGGCGCCGGCTGGCGAGAAGTGCGCAAGCGCGTACCGCAAGTGTTGGAGATGGTTGGCGTGATGCACCGCCCGGACGCGTTTCCTCACCAGCTTTCCGGCGGTGAACAGCAGCGGGTGGCCATAGCCCGCGCGCTGGTGCACGAGCCGGCTGTACTCCTGGCGGACGAGCCTACCGGCAATCTGGATCCGGCTACCTCTGCGGGAATCATCCAGCTGCTAGAGTACATCAACAAGCGCAATACCACCGTTGTGGTGGCTACACATGACGCCGCGATCGTGGATATGATGCAGCGCAGGGTTGTGGCGCTGGCCGGCGGTAAGATCGTTCGCGACGATGCCATGGGCTCGTACCATGAGCAAGCGCCAGACGTGGGCGAGGCGGCAATTTGCGGCTGA
- a CDS encoding ABC transporter permease produces MSIAALGTVTVAITVLGATLLAAGRVKALADAQPARFNEINVFLHTSVDRRDALKLADALRQLPQVSGVRLLKREDAWARIQRREPSLAQNVAGNPLPDALAISAVEPGELPALAGKLRNTALYPQIANVTDASSEVRAMLGFSRVIRVMGSLAAIGLFIATLFIVYNTIRLTLIARQKEIKIMQLVGATAGFIRLPMVLEGVLYGFTGGLIASVILLLASLEVGRFLSSLKSPLLDSGAAGLTGSQITLFLVVLGASIGAIGSHLAIRRFLRVL; encoded by the coding sequence ATGTCGATAGCCGCGCTGGGAACGGTAACCGTAGCGATTACGGTGCTGGGTGCTACGCTGCTGGCGGCCGGCCGGGTTAAAGCGCTGGCTGACGCACAGCCGGCACGGTTTAACGAAATCAACGTGTTTCTGCATACCAGTGTCGACCGACGCGACGCGCTCAAGCTGGCAGATGCGCTCCGGCAGCTTCCGCAGGTTAGCGGAGTCCGCTTGCTGAAGCGCGAAGATGCATGGGCCCGTATCCAGCGTCGCGAGCCCTCCCTCGCGCAGAATGTTGCCGGCAACCCGCTGCCGGACGCACTCGCGATTTCAGCAGTTGAGCCGGGCGAGCTGCCGGCGCTGGCTGGCAAACTGCGAAATACGGCGTTATATCCACAAATAGCCAACGTTACCGATGCAAGCAGCGAGGTCCGCGCCATGCTGGGCTTTTCGCGAGTAATTCGGGTTATGGGCAGCCTTGCTGCGATTGGTCTTTTCATTGCCACACTTTTCATCGTCTACAACACCATCCGCTTGACGTTGATCGCGCGGCAGAAGGAGATCAAGATCATGCAACTGGTAGGCGCTACTGCCGGATTCATCAGACTGCCGATGGTGCTTGAAGGCGTGCTCTACGGATTCACCGGCGGCCTGATTGCATCGGTAATTCTGCTTTTGGCAAGTCTGGAGGTTGGGCGCTTTCTGAGCAGCCTGAAGTCGCCGCTGCTCGACTCCGGCGCCGCCGGGCTAACCGGTTCACAAATCACGCTGTTTCTTGTGGTGCTTGGCGCAAGCATTGGCGCCATCGGTAGCCATCTTGCAATTCGGCGTTTCTTGAGGGTGCTCTAG